From Chrysemys picta bellii isolate R12L10 chromosome 1, ASM1138683v2, whole genome shotgun sequence:
TTTCTGATGATCAGTCTGCAAACTATCTCTTGTTGCAGTGACATTTGTTCAGCGAAAGGAATTTTGACTACTGCGCTAGCCTGCTGAGTCTTGATTCATGTTTTACTTTTTCTTATTAATGTAACCCTTCTAACAGGTGGGgacggcagcaaccagggccgggttcgaTATCTAGGAGTTCCTTTCcatcaatacaacacagaaccagctcgagcccccacccctgagtgcctctgagaggcaatatttccccactCACaaacacagagtctgagtgtagaaaagaaacttttaatgaaaggagggaagtcacccaacattaattagggaaaatgccacaagcaggattcataaacataaaactgtgagcaggacactcACCCCAGAGTGCGAGGGACCatgtcttctgcctcatgttcttgagttctataACCAaaggttccttttctgtgcccctctctgctccctcaacAAACCCCACTCACTGTGGTTGTctttggtcagtgaggacccagggtgcagaagtgcatctgtgtgagttttACCTCCCTcccagggaagaaggcacctgGCTTGCTCCGCCAGCTGAGCACTTGCTTTGGCTGGCCGCCCTTGCTAGCCACTGTTCCTCTCCGCTGGCCACCTCGCCAGCCGCTGCTCCTCGCCACCTGGACGTCCTGTCAGCAGCTGTTCTCTGCTCGCCAGTCACcttctgccacctgcctctcttctGTGACCTCTGCAAGTCAGTCTCTTGAGAGGCCACCCagctctttgggcttgtctacattacccactggattgacgggcagcgatcaatccagcggggacttgatttatcacgtctagtctagatgcggtaaatcgaccgccgagcgctctcctgtcaactccggtactccaccagggcgagaggcgccggcggagtcaacaggagagcgtcagtcgtcgacttaccgcagtgacgacaccgcggtaagtagatctaagtacgtcgacttcagctacgttattcacatagctgaagctgcataacttagatcgatttcttcccccttccctccagtgtagaccaggcctcagtgattGTCAGAGAGATGCTGAATGCAGGTTTAtttgaacaagtggaactttattaaaccctccAGACAGCTCTAACCTAATTGGttctagtctaactccctgcaTTTCTATTGTCCAGTCAATAATAGTCCCTCCAGGAGACAGGGGACCTCTGATTGCAGTTCTACTGGTCAAGATACGCCTGGTTCAAGTCCCCATTCTTGGGGTTTGAACTGGGGTCTGCCACAGCACAGTTGAGTGCCCTAACCTGTGAGCTGTGGGCTAGTCTGTTGTGGGTGGCctcaatttctcctgttgaagctgttctattgGGGATAAATAAACTTATCACAGCAGGGGGACTCAATCATGGCTCTTCCACATCCCGGGTGAGTGCAGTAACCATTAAGTAACAAGTattggggtagccgtgttagtctgtatccacaaaaacaacaagcagtccggtggcaccttaaagactaacagatttatttggctttcgtgagtaaaaaacctcacttcttcaggtgcatggagtgaaaattacagatgcaggcattgtataatgacacatgaagagaagggctCATTAGGCAACTGTCAGTCTTGTGTGTGCACTCAGCCAGTGACtcttatttatccacagtggaacaacttcaagaggagagattgaaagagcCTCACAGCTGAGAGATGGCAAATCCCTGTTTaaattctctctccttctcaCAAGTAGGACCTGACGCAGGGTCTCTTCCAATGTGagtaaccactggactaaaagttagGGGTGggctctccttctccctccccccaccattttGTGTAAGCGTGCCTATAGAACCTGATACACCAGGTGAGTTTGAGCACACTTACCAGCTAGGGCCCCACAAGCAAGCTTGGTAGAGGAACGCCTATCGTCCCCCAGTTCATgtatcactctggggcttaggcatctgGACACTGAGCAAGGAGTTGCAGTGAGCATGTGCAGATGTggaaacataggtgcctagggaacttctAGTGCAACAATTTAGGTGCCAAGAGAGCTTAGGTACCTACAAAGTCTGGAGGCTgctgaacgggggggggggttgaatcaTAGTCAGGCCTGATTTCGGGATTTAGGCTTGTAACTTGTATTTCTCAAAATATAGCCAAGTGATCTTGACTGCACTTGTGGTTCGATATTTAAAaagttcaagagaccaaataaccaagctCCAGACTGGAGCCTCCAGTCACTTATTGTCTAAAGACATGCAGTTCATTTTTCACAGGGGTGCTCCCATACCATGCACGCGAGACTACATAGATACAGTAACCTCTTTACAAGTTAGAGAGCATTCTGTGTCACCAGAGACTAAATTTAACCAACCAGCTTTTGGTCTTGTTCTTCTGGCACCATGGTGTACCTTTCCTTTGCTGTTTTGGGTATTGTATTCCAAACCAATTGTCCATGCGGGTACCGCCATACTTGTACCAGGACAATCCACAACTGTATATTGCCTTTAACAGGTTTCCTGTTTTCCAGTGCCAAAGCTGACTTTAGCTTTGCAAAGTGTTGTGGGATACTTGGCATAGGTGAACAGAATTACAGGAAGAACCTGATATATGTCAGGTAGCCTAATTACACAGCATTCATATTTAATATCATGTAGACAGTATTAGTTGTGTATAACACTTGTTAATGTGgtgcgtgtgtgtgcatatataatgTGTCTGTGAATAGAAGCCAGTTAGGGGcgtaagtccttttgtgaatctagcccagtgTGGTATTGCTATTAGCAGAATAGGGTTATATGCTGTTTTACACATGAGTACATAAACAGGTAAAAGGCACCCAGCTATGAAGGGCAGGGAAGGCACAATTGTGGGATGAGACAGGGAATAAGAAGAAAATTTAGGGGAGAGCACTTCCCTCTCCTTTGTAATCAGGTGTCTTCCAGACATTTCAGGGGCTTATTTTTCTTGTTTCCATTTGTCATTTATTTTCTCCCTAAGCACTTCTATGGTGCTCAGTACCACAGAATGAGTATTTGGCCTCTCTAGCATTTCTACCAACAGTCAGACACTGGAGTAGGCAGGGGAGTTTAGTAGTTGAATATTAACTCTCACGATGCTTTCAGGAAGGATTTGAAGATGTACACTAGACCTTCTATTTGATAAACAGACACAGTAGAGCTGACCACAGAAACTTTGAAATAAGACCTGCCAAGTGAAAACCTGAAAAATCATTCAAACATCCAGAAACTTGAGTCATTTGTTTTCTCTGTCCAGGTAATGTGAGGGTCTAAGCATATCTAATACATAAAACTGATCTTTATCTAATGGTGGTCTTAATAGAAAATGTAAACCTTTTATTGAACACTGGAAGCATGTACTGTTAGGAGATCTGACTATCTTTACATATAAAGATTAAAGGAATTTAATCATCATCATTGTATGTATCCCATGGTTattgaacagatgcagagaatgACTTATGATTCACCTTCTTATGTTCTCTAGGTCAGAGATTCACCAAGCAAATGTACTTGAAGATGGCTTCAACTCCAATAAACCCTGAAGTTACTTGCTCTTTGCTAAATATTAGCTTTTGTTCAGCCCTCCTGATATCTGAAAAATATGTCCTCAAAGACAGACCTCTGTTTTAACCATTGATCTACCACAGCCAACTGCAAATATCTGTCCATGGCCTTTTTCTGACAGGCAAGATGAAATAATGGCAACAATCAAAGAGTTAACAGGAAGACTTTTTGGCTCTTCCTTCTCCCACTTCAGGTTTGTCAGTGATGGCATGCAACGACACTCCCATAGACAGTGATGTTGCTCTCAATGAGAGTACCCCATCCATAGGCTCCAGTTacacagctctgcctgccccactcAGGATATTGTTGGTAATAATAATGGTCTTCATGATTGCCGTTGGATTTTTTGGTAATGCCATTGTCTGCCTCATTGTCTACCAGAAGCCAGCCATGCGTTCAGCCATCAACCTGCTGCTAGCAACTTTGGCCTTTTCTGACATCATGCTGTCTTTGTTCTGCATGCCTTTTACCGCAGTTACAATTATTACAGTGACCTGGAACTTCGGGGCTCACTTCTGTCGGATATCAGCTATGCTCTATTGGTTATTTGTCTTGGAAGGAGTCTCTATACTCTTGATCATTAGCGTGGACCGTTTCTTAATTATCGTTCAACGGCAAGACAAGCTGAACCCTTACCGTGCCAAAGTCATCATCGCCATGTCCTGGGCACTGTCCTTCTGCATTTCCTTTCCTTCAGTGATTGGATGGACATTTGTGGAAGTACCAGCCCGGGCTCCCCAATGTGTTCTGGGGTACACTGAATTTCCTGCTGACAGAGCTTATGTCGTGATGCTAGTTGTGGCAATTTTCTTCATCCCTTTCAGTATCATGCTGTATTCTTACCTTTGCATTCTAAATACCGTGCGGCGCAATGCCCTTAGGATCCACAACCATGCTGACAGCCTTTGCTTGAGCCAGGTGAGCAAACTAGGCCTCATGGGACTACAGAAGCCTCAGCAGATGAATGTGGACATGAGCTTCAAAACCAGAGCCTTCACTACAATTCTCATTCTATTCATTGGCTTTTCACTCTGCTGGCTTCCACACACTGTGTTCAGCTTGCTCTCTGTGTTTAGCAGACAGTTCTACTACAGTCCTTCTTTCTACATCACCAGCACCTACATCCTGTGGCTGAGTTACCTCAAGTCAGTGTTTAACCCTGTCGTCTACTGTTGGAGAATCAAGAAATTCCGTGAGGCCTGCATGGAATTCATGCCTAAAACATTCAAGATCCTCCCTAAAGTGCCTGGACGAACAAAGAGGAGAATACAGCCAAGTACAATATACATCTGTAGTGAGACCCAGTCAGCTGTTTAGGAAGAAGCTGTGGGCCAGGGAGGGAAAAGTTATGAAAGGATTGGTTAAAGTAGGCAATAGTTCATTTCTACTATTTACTTTCTGCTGTTGTCACAAATCTTTAAAAGGATGCTGTGCTCCATTGTTCTTTGTGTTAAGATTGTATTTCTAACTTCCCCCAAGCTTACAAATAACTCATTAGTACTGCTTGAATTAAAACCACTTGGTGCAATAATGGTGCAATACTTGGTGCCATGTAAAAATGTCACTTGTGACCAAAAATATAGTCTGTCTAATAACAATACAGTGGTAACAGCTGAAACCCTGtatcctcctttttaaaaatatatataactatTGTTTTCATCACACAGCTCAAGTGGAAAAAAATACAAGATGAAGAATAAAAATGTGGGAGAGTCGTAAGTCTAGAGTACCAAGCtctagaacaaaaaaacaaaaacaaatgtttttaattCTGTTCATTGCCAAATCACTGCAGAATTTGAATCCTCATCTTCCTGTGAAATGTGTCAGAGAGATGGAAACAATTGTTTTGTACAGTGGTGTAACGGCAATGTCAGATTGAGTCTGTTCATCTTTGACTGTCATAAGTGTTCACAAATACACACACCAGTACCTCTTAAAGCTGGTACGAGGTGAGGTGCATATTGCCACtaacacatttttatattatgACAATGACTAACAGTTGTAtagcttttcattttttaaaatagccatAGCTATCATGTCCTGTGCAGCTCCCCAAGCAAGATTTTTCATGAAGGAGGCTTTTTCTGACTCTGCTTATCTCCCATTATCTAATTTGTCATTGACACTTGTATACACTTTCCATCAAAGAATCTTAATATAACACATACCTGTGAGATAGctcttatctccattttacagatgagaaagtgGGGCACAGAAAGGAGGTGACTGACCTCGGGGCACACTGCCACTCTATGGCAGACCAGAAATAGAGTGCTGAAGTCGTGGCTTCCAAACTCATGCATTGACCTGTAGCCTATCCATCTTTTATTTCTATCTTCAGCACTCTGTCCTCTCTTTGTTACACACACTCATTTCCTTTTGTATTCATCACTCTTGCTTGATCTAGTCCTTTCTCCCCCTGCAGAGGCCTTTGTTTTCCAGTTCTACCTTCCCAACATGTTCCCTGTCACCGCCTTCTGGTCCTGTCCTACTTCCCCAGTTTGTCAAACTGTATCCTGTACCTCACCCCAAGATTGGTCCCTCCACACATGCCATGCACATTATCTCCCCGTGATCGTGTCCCTGGGGTAGGGAAAGTGGTGGTGGTAGGGCCAAGAGGCACATGTACCAAGAGGTAGATGTACAAGAGAACCCAGATGAAGCAGCCAGTGCTGGTTAGTTTTTCCTTCATGCTGCCTGCTGCAATATGCTGCTCTGAGGGATCGAGAGAGCAGGAAGAGCAgtgagggaggagaaaaaggaaaaagtCTGGACTCCCTAGTGGTAGGAGGAGGAACAGCAAGGGAAACCTTATTTAGTCCACATGACCCTGTTTATGCATATCATCTGGGGCAGATACATGATTGTCATGCCAGAAGTGAcctttaaattgctcagacttggTGCACTCAAGTTAGTTTGCAGTGACCtgttttgttaaagattcaaatGCACAAACTAAACTGCTCTAAAGCAGTCCTATCCAGTGCTGCCAATCCAGGCAGTCAGACCAGCATCGTCTCATGATCAAAAGCTGCTGAGAGCGCAAACTGTCTGTATGGAAAACTGCCTAGTATTCCTGTTTCTCACAACCTAAAGCCATCTCCCCTCATTTTAGGTACGTAACTGGGATTGgcagataattttaaaaaatcccattttccccAGAGGGAGTTGTTCTTCCatcatcttccctcccccctcttccccccaaaagAACAATTAAAGTCTTGGTACAATAATTCAAGAAAACATCTGACATTGAGGGATCTATTGATCAGTGATCAAACTTCAGTGGAAAACCAAAGAATGGAAAACCTTGTGGTACAAAATCTTAGTTATAGAAAGACTACAAAATTACTACTAAATAAAATCCGGGGGAGGCAGCCCAGCCTCAGGGTCTCTCAGCTCTAGTACAGAGGTGCCCCTTCCAGTCACCCCTCTCTCGGGGAAGGTTGCATAAGTACTGAGAAACAATTATATAGTTAAAATAAAATGGCTGCAATGTCTAATTTCAGGGAGGctgtacagtaaaaaaaaaaaaaaaaattttcaattACCGTCCCGGTAGAGTGGAGGATATGTTTAAAATCTATACCCAATTAAAACTACAGGTTTGGAGAAAAGTAGGGTATTCCAAATTATCTGAACATCATTCTAACATAGGGGTTAATGTTAAGGTATAATTGCTGATGGCCTGGAAAGCAAGTGTCAAAAAATAGGATTAACCTCACATTTTTTGCAAGATAGCACAGCCAAAGCTACTCTACAGTTGATGCAAATGCAATACCCAAATTTTGCATGGCCAGACTAGTTCCAGCTGTCAAAAACAAGGTAAGGACTAATGCTAAGGTCTTTTGAAACCAGTGGACTTTTCCAAATGCACATCATATAAGTAGCAAACAATGATGTGAAATGACAAGCACATTGACCCTATCAGCACACTGCACTGCAATGCTGCTGCATAATGATGTGATTGAGCAAACTGTAGATTGGTAGCATGTATGACTCTGGCTCACAGGACAAGCTATTAAAGGTGACATCCACAACTTTGAGGACATTTGGCTGACTGATTTGAAAATGCCAAGGCATGCACGTACATAATGCAACTGCAGTTGCAGTGTCTTCCTGAAAAGTTACATGTGCTATGGTTAGGAAGACACAGTCACTTTCATGTGTCTGTAACAGTCCCGCCTCCCTAGGTCTGTGGGGTGATAGACATAGGACTTTCAACAGCAAAGGCTGCCACCATTTGAGCTCAAGCAGTGACTAGCAGGAGCCTGCTCTCTCCTGGGCATCGAGATAGGGACATGTTACAGCTAATGTCAGCCTGAAAATGAAAGCTTTTTAAAGGGATGCAGTGTGATGAGGGGCATTTTTAGAAACCACCTAGGTGTCCAAACCACTGCCAATAATTGGGAGGGACTGTCAGTTATTCTGCTTATTGCATTGAGCAGGCCTTTGCAGGAACTTAGCTTAACTAAGGCAAAGCTGGAAGGGAGGAGACAGCGATCACATGGAATGTGCTGAGTCCATGTCCTCTCTGATGTGCTGGGGTAAGCATCCGTTGCAAAACAGGAAGGCTATCTATATTtgacttctggtgtgtgtgtgtgtgtagtggggggtggggggaaaagcatGAGACTGAAAACTGCAAAAACTCATCTGTATAACTAATGGCTTAAAAAGTATTTGCTTAATGGTTTTTCTCTGATTGACATGTTtactaatgtaacccttctgcccatctaagttggcagcaacaagggccgggttctgtatctagggattctgtttcaataacgcaatgcaaaaacggctcgagcccccacccagtggcctgagacaattacataccaccgcctgggcgcctctaagagacaatacttcccctctcgcaagcatagagtctgagtgtagcagaaaatgtttcataacatgaggtaaacaacatcagcattaaattggaaaaaacaccacaaacaggattcataacacaaaccatgagcaaaagacccaccccagcaaattgggccgtgtccttcccctttggttcttgaatccagcaacccaaaaaccacccaaagtcccaaaagtccaacaacccccaaagtatctgtccctggtcagtgcagccccagactaaaaggggggcacgcagggtgttaaggggcaccttacgtgatctgagGCCGACTGGccatctctccatggggttccgccgcagccttcaccacgagccaagCCACTGCCTGCCGTGCcatgaactgctctgctctacgagctgctccgctcaccgacctgtgagccgctccagccgtccccacaaacGGCTctgctcgccgttccttgggccgctccaaccgtccccgcaaggctccgcgccgctcgctgctctgccagccacttagcaatatagcttcagtttccccccactagttaacacagcactcagtgatttcagctcttagtaactttagctctcagtgatttcagctcatagtaggggagccctagTGCTgttgcactattggcccaaagtgaattcagctcagcaacctgtaactagactcttaatggaatcaaagttagctctgacattcaacagtgaagCAAGATGGTAGTGCAATtgatgtttcaggccctcaaaggggCCCAGACCATCAAGTACAAATACCTAcctccatcctctctctattcactgggttgtggaacacatgtcccttgtctagcgagagctacttaggtgatggtgagaccctctgtcataaaaaaGTTTCATtatccttgattcacataatcagggtaacaacactttattccttctgccccaataacagagaaactggggatcccaccccatccaaagtaaccactatcagttgctgttgtctcatgccaggtgagtgggtgtgcctatgcaaacaaaatcagcccctggagttcttttccacgctcaccataattcaccaccagatgtcagggtagagctcatcctgactctgcttacactaacAAAAACGGGGTTGACAGGTCTGAGGAATTTGGAATCCCAGTGACAGGCGGATAGCTGGCCACTTGGACCTTGTCGTTTGACCACTCGTGACCCCTCCAAGCCGTAGGTATTTAGTGTTTGGGGGTGTTGTATAACtgaggctgcgagtttgtcatagAAGTCATGGATTTGTCAtggcaggcaccacccccgcagctcccattggccgtggttcccagccaatgggagctgtggagctggcgctcagggaggaggcagcacacagagctgcctggtcaCACCACCTAGAAGCTGAGGGATGTCGCCACTTCCAGGGAGGCACGGAGTCAGGTAGGGAGCCTACAAACCCCGCCAACTACCCTGCCCCCccgcagcaccagcaggggtccagGGGTGCACACCACCACCCCGTGGGCCGCCCTCCCCAGGACCTGCTGTGCCCTTTAAGTAAAAAAGGCTTTAAGTAAAAGCACTTGATTTTGTGTGATTTATGCCAGCCATATAGCAGAGGGAGGTACTGCATCTCCCTTGGTTTATTTTCTGCTACCACCTTGCAGAGAGTAAAGTTATTGAGCACTTTGGGTTTAGAGAGCCCCGGGTAACAGATTTGGAGGCCACAGCGAGGACAGCTGCGAGGAAGGAGATGGTTGGCATAAACAGTTTGTTTTGTTACAATAGGAATTAGAGGACGGCAGGACAGGATCACTCCCTACACTTCCTGTGTTCTAGCTTGCATGTCAATTGACAGAGCTCAGGTCAGTGATATGGTTGAGAGAGAAATTATACCCAAACAAAAGGGAACTTCTGGAAAGATGGAGACACTCGGCATGGTGTTGGGTAACAGCTTGACTGATTTTGTACAGGAACATGGTAATTATTTTTGGACGCTCAGAGTCTTTATCTGCCCTGGAGCTCTGTAAGCAGTGGGGAAGCTGGGTCCGGGTGTGAATGTGGGTGGCAGCGACAGTATTAGACAAAGAGAGATTTCGGTTGAAGGAGAGGGTGCAAGAGTTAGAAAAAGTGAAAGCCGAATCAGATCCCCTCAGAGTGACCACATTGCCTCAGACAGCATAGCAGCAAGTGTgccacagtgagagagagagagagagagagtgacagGTTGCAGCAGGAAGTATTTGAGTTGCAGAAGCAGACTTATAGCAGCGAGGTTAAAGCTTTACTGAAGAATCCCAGGATAAGATCCAGGCAGATCATGGGGAAGGTAAAAGACACAGTTGTGCTCTCAGAGCCATGTGGGGAGAGCAGAAGGGAATAGCAGCTGCAATTAGAGGAAGTTGTAGTCTGGGAAGGGTCAATAGGTTAGAGGAAGACCCCGACTTGGTTCCTTCTTATGATGAGGATAGGGATGGTCCCATGAGCTTCCTTTTCCCTTGGGCTCTACTGGGTAGTCCCTGTATACTCCCTTGCATGAAACACTGGCAGAGTTGCAGAAGCCCCCACCCATAGCCTCCATAATAAACACCATAATAAGGAAAATTGGTCCCCAAGGAAGGGTAGCAGGGAAATCACTTGGCCTGTTAAACTGGAGTACAGCTTTGGGATGGCTAGCTAGGGTAGCTGGCATCCCCGGTCTCAATCTGGTGGCTGTGGTGGCTTTGATCAGGGGATACATGATCCCAGAGGATTTTGCAGGGCTCTCTTACACTATCCCTGGCATCGAGAGAGTGGGGTTGTCACCTGCTCTTGCAAATTAATATGCCTGGTggattggcaaccctagaagGTGCCCAAAGGCATACTAATTTGCAAGTGCAGGTGACAATCCCCCCTCTCCTCTCAATGCTAGGATAGGGACAGGGGTACAGATTCCCAGATGCTTGGACCCATGGAGCCCCACTTTTCTTTAGTTTGTTAGATTTGTTGTTGCTGTCTGTACTTTAAGTTTTTGGCTTAGGTTTTCCTTCCTAAGTcattctcctgcccccaccccacatgcTTCTTTCTatatccccctctccccaccatctGCTTCTTTTCCACATGCACACACTttcgctgctgctgctttgtgtgtgtgttttgttttaaaggttaAGGGAAGTAGTAAATTAACAAAagaaggatcaggcccaagaTTATTGTTTATTTTCAGGCCAAAACAGGAGGTTCATGGTGTATGTGAAGTTTGAAGGGGGGTGTGTGTATGGACAGAATTTGTTGTTAGATACAGGTGCCACTTATTCCTTGATGAGTACCCAGAGTAAGGCTTGTGGTAGATTTCCGTCCCCTTAACCGGATGACCTTACTAATGGCTCCGATAGTGGTCCACTATTAGGAGGTAAGGGCCTCCCTTGTAAGAGACGGCCCagtggttttttgttttagatttagccaatttttgttgttgttgctatccCTTTACATTGGAACTACTACTATAAGTTTGGGGAAGCAATTGTGTTTTGCCAGAGTTCCCATGGGCTGGAACAATGCCCCTACTTAGTATATGTCATGCCCATGTAGTCAAGATGTGGGATGGGATGCCTGAAAGAGAGTGTAATTTCTTATGTGGATCAGATGCTGATCTGCACTCAGGCCACTGAAGAGAA
This genomic window contains:
- the GPR45 gene encoding probable G-protein coupled receptor 45 — its product is MACNDTPIDSDVALNESTPSIGSSYTALPAPLRILLVIIMVFMIAVGFFGNAIVCLIVYQKPAMRSAINLLLATLAFSDIMLSLFCMPFTAVTIITVTWNFGAHFCRISAMLYWLFVLEGVSILLIISVDRFLIIVQRQDKLNPYRAKVIIAMSWALSFCISFPSVIGWTFVEVPARAPQCVLGYTEFPADRAYVVMLVVAIFFIPFSIMLYSYLCILNTVRRNALRIHNHADSLCLSQVSKLGLMGLQKPQQMNVDMSFKTRAFTTILILFIGFSLCWLPHTVFSLLSVFSRQFYYSPSFYITSTYILWLSYLKSVFNPVVYCWRIKKFREACMEFMPKTFKILPKVPGRTKRRIQPSTIYICSETQSAV